The window GACACCCACAGAGCAGAAAGGTCAGGAGCCCACCACAGAGATGTTAAAACAGGACTTATTCCCTGTAAGTTTGGAGCAACCAGTTATGGATTTAATCATGAGCTCTACGACGTTGGAGAGTGTCTCCATTGAATCAGGTGCACTAAGTGAACAGAGTACAACCCAAGAACTTGTTGAAGAAAAAGTTGCTGACAAAGATAAGGTTGAAAAGTTTGGGGCTGCAACATCAGCTGAGGCTGACATGCCATTTTACGAAGATAAGTCAGGAATGTCAAAGTACTTTGAAACATCTGCCTTGAAAGAAGATGTGACAAAAAGCATTCAGCCAGACAGTGACTACTATGAACTGAGTGATACAAGAGAAAATGTCCATGAGTCTTTTGATACTGTATCTCCCATGCAGAAAAATGATGACAAGGGATTTCAGGAAGGAAAAGAATCCCAGCCCAGTGCCCCAGCACAAGAAGCAGGGTATAGTACCCTTGCACAGAGTCATCCATCTGATTTACCTGAAGAACCCAGTTCTCCTCAAGAAAGAATGTTCACTATTGATCCAAAAGTGTATGGGGAGAAAAGGGATCTCCACAGTAAGAATAAGGATGATTTGACACTAAGCAGGAGCTTAGGACTTGGTGGTAGGTCTGCAATAGAACAAAGAAGCATGTCAATCAATTTGCCCATGTCTTGCCTGGATTCCATAGCCCTTGGATTTAACTTTGGTCGGGGGCATGATctttctcctctggcttctgaTATTCTAACCAACACTAGTGGAAGCATGGATGAAGGGGATGATTACTTACCTGCCACAACACCTGCATTAGAAAAAGCCCCTTGCTTCCCaatagaaaataaagaggaagaagaacAGGTAGAGGAGGAAAAAACTACCGGAGAGGAAAATATTCAAGCCGAGACCGTGTGTGAGTCACCTTTCCTAGCCAAAGATTATTACAAAAATGGTACTGTCATGGCCCCTGACCTGCCTGAAATGCTAGATCTGGCAGGCACAAGGTCAAGATTAGCTTCTGTGAGTGCAGATGCTGAGGTTGCCAAGAAGAAATCAGCCCCATCCAAGACTGTGGTTGAGGAGAGTAGTACTGGCTTGCCCCCTGTAACCGATGAAAACCACATCATTGTAAAAACGGACAGTCAACTTGAAGACCTGGGCTACTGTGTGTTCAATAAATACACAGTCCCACTCCCATCACCTGTTCAGGACAGTGAGAATTTATCAGGGGAGAGTGGTTCCTTTTATGAAGGCACTGATGATAAAGTTCGAAGAGATTTGGCCACAGACCTCTCTTTGATTGAAGTAAAACTGGCAGCTgcaggaagagtcaaagatgagTTCAGTGCTGAGAAAGAAATATCCCCACATATCTCCGGTGATAATTTGGGACTGGGTAGGGAGTTTGATCAAGAAAGGAAAGCTAATGATAAGCTAGATACCGTACTAGAAAAGAGTGAGGAACATGCTGATTCCAAAGAGCAGgacaagaaaacagaagaggctGATGATAAAGttgaaatatctggaataggAGTAACCTATGAACAAGTACCAGCCCAAGAACTGACTGTATCAAAAGATAAGTCACCTCTCATggttgaaaaaacagaaaaagagaaaggtctTAGCTCAGTGCCAGAGGTAGCTGAGGTAGAACCATTCAACAAAGCTGAACCAGAGCtagattttgctccagagaaagcTGACCAGGGACAATTAGATATTAAAATCAGTGACTTTGGACAGATGGCAGCAGGGCTAAGCATAGGTGCTGGGAAGGCAGTAGAACTTACACTCGAGGCTACGCAACAGGACCTGACCACCTCATCCAAAGCGCCTGTGGAGACAGATGTATTTTTGGGTGTTGAACCTGGCCCCATGAAAGAAGGCACCAAAGTTAGTGAGACAGAAATCAAAGAGAAGGTGGCCAAGCCTGACTTAGTTCACCAGGAAGCTGTAGACAAAGAGGAGTCCTACGAGTCTAGTGGTGAACATGAAAGCCTCACCATGGAGTCCTTGAAACCTGATGAGGGCAAGAAGGAAACATCTCCAGAATCATCTCTAATTCAAGATGAGCTTGCCATCAAATTGTCAGTGGAAATACCTTGCACAAGTGCTGTTTCAGAGGCTGATTTAGCCACAGATGAGAAAGCGGATATCCAGATGGAATTTATTCAGCTgcccaaagaagaaaacaaagagactCCAGATATATCAGTCGTGCCCTCCGACGTTACGGAGCCATTCCCTGAAGGGACTGTGACTGAGCCAGCAGAGGCTCAGGGTGAGGAAGAAGAGATAGAAGCCCAGGGAGAATTTGACAAGCTGCTCTTCCGCTCGGATACCCTTCAGATTACTGATCTGGGTGTCCCGGGTATCAGAGAGGAATTTGTGGAGACCTGCCCAGGTGAACACAAAGGAGTAATTGAATCAGTTGTGACCATTGAGGATGATTTCATCACCGTAGTGCAAACTACTATGGATGAAGGGGAGTCTGGTTCCCACAGCGTGCGTTTTGCAGCCCTGGAGCAGCCTGAGGTAGAAAGGAAACCCTCTCCCCATGACGAAGAGGAACTCGAGGTAGAGGAGGCAGCTGAAGTCCAGGCAGAACCCAAGGATGGCTCCCCAGAGGCTCCAGCTTCCCCTGAGAGAGAAGAGGTTGCACTCTCAGAATATAAGACAGAAACCTACGATGATTACAAAGATGAGACCACCATTGATGACTCCATCATGGATGCCGACAGCCTCTGGGTGGACACTCAAGgtgtgctttctttctttctttttttttttttaatttctacttcCAAATAAAGCCCAATAACCTAAAGGGAAAATACTTTTTCCCCCTAATGtagcatttttaaatgttcctttaattctttattctGCATTTTGTTAAATGTATGAAGGCTTGTATACATTTGTAACtaatattttcattgttgttgttgttgttgtcatgaTTTGCTTTGATCCGCAGATGATGATAGGAGCATCATGACAGAACAGTTAGAAACTATTCCTAAAGAGGAGAAAGCTGAAAAGGAAGCTCGGAGATCATCTCTTGAGAAACATAGAAAAGAAAAGCCTTTTAAAACCGGGAGAGGCAGAATTTCCACTCCTGAAAGAAAAATAGCTAAAAAGGAACCTAGCACAGTCTCCAGAGATGaagtgagaaggaaaaaaggttCATTTAACAAtcacttctttaaaaatgtttttgaaataattcattATTCCTCTTTTGTAGAAGAAACTGCCTAACAGTGGTAACTacttattttatgaaatttcatttggttttgcttcaagtgtttgttttttcctgatggtatgctttttgtgttttcttattcATAGCAGTTTATAAGAAGGCTGAACTTGCTAAAAAAACAGAAGTTCAGGCCCACTCTCCTTCCaggaaattcattttaaaaccTGCTATCAAATATACTAGACCAACTCATCTCTCCTGTGTTAAGCGGAAAACGACAGGTGACTGTTCAATTCTGCAATGTGGCTGGCAAACAtagacatgtattttttttttagtgtcatTGCTGTAGTAgcttcttcattttgtttttctcctaagaatcttggcaatcatgaacaaTTTCACTATAAGTGTTttgtatcattattatttttttccctccctgcaGAAGAGGTCATGATCATCTATTTCTTTGCCATGCTCAGACTTAACCAGTGCGTGACTGTATCTTGGCATTGTGCTCTAGTGTCATGTTATGGGGATTCCTATTATCGTTCTGTGTGTTTAGTTAGATAATGGTGATGAATTTAACCATGGTATGCATTCCCATGATTTTGCTTTTTTACCTCCCTCATGCTTCAACACCTACATTATTCTCCTATTTTGTACGTTGTCACTACCAAATCTGTTACTGATGTTGATGAATTTACGTAAAACGACCAAGAATGCGTAGTGATTTAGAGACtgaaaatggaaagcaaaacTGGAGTACAATTGTGATTTGCAAAATCGCTTTGCTTtagatgaaacaaacaaacagacaaaaaaatgaaattgccTGGTAATGTCATCAGATTTTATTCCTCATCTCCAAAACTAGAAAGGCCTTTCAATCTTTTGTACTGTACCTTTTAGCTGACACTGTCATCAGGATTTTCTTGGTGTGTTAGATCCAAATTGTTAAATTTTCCTATGTAATTCAGTATTCAAAATTCCAAGTTAAAACATCCCTTCCCACAAGTATCTTAGAACCCATCTTTGCTTCTATTTTGCtacctttttccttctctgtcttctgcAAATGTTCTCATTTTTGCTAAGTTTTAAAAAGTGgtggaatgaaggaatgaaactTGTTGCAAATTATAGTAAAAGCCCATACAAATATTATAATGAAAACTTTATTCCTAAATTTGattgtaaataatttattttatatgtataatgATACTATGATAATCtgaatttaggaaatattttatttttccatttattaagtGGCACATTTGCAGTGTATAAAATAGGATACTACTTTGGTAAATCAGAAAGGATTATTTTCTGTTCCATTCTGTCATAAATACCTCCTTATAAATCTTTCTACGGTTTTAAAAGTCAAAGGAAGCATTAACTTTTGATATGAATAACAAGAAAATCAAGGTGATTGATGTATTCCAAGTATTTTGTATTTGTGCTCTTCATATAGGAATCATCTCATGTGCTTTCTTTCAAAGGACCTCTATCTAAGGCAGGATTTGAAAGTGAAAAGCTTACAATTTTACACAAACCTTGACGATGAAGATTCAGGATGAGTTGTTCTGAGTTAGGAGTTAGGAAATTAACTCATCATGTGTAACTCTTGTATCACATCTCATTTAGTTCATTTACTCAGGTTGTTATCATCATTAAACTTGACATTTTTCTTCTAGTTACACAAATGTTTGGACAGGCAGAATCTCTTGGTTTGGGTATAAAGTTCCTATATCTTACCTGTAAGGACTAAAAGATGGCACGAGAATTGTGGAATTTCAGAGGAAATGTCAAATAGTTTGATGCAGGGCCTACATGTCATTGATATTCAAATTACTACACTGAAAGTAAATTGCCTTTGTTCTATTCAATCTTTAAAAGAAATGTAAGTTATTTGCACCAATTAGAATCTTCCCTTATTCTAGTCAAATATTAAGATACTTACTCTAACCAAAAGCAATATCAAACATGAAGCTCATTGGTTTGAAACAAACTATATATGTCACAGGTGTTCAAGATAAAGCATAGAAGCAGTAGGAAGGCATCGTTTGCACTGCTTCTTTTAAGAATCCATTCTAGAAATTGTGGAAAATCTTACTACCCCATTccataacctataatatttttattatatttttgccTTCGGGCTGCGCATGGCCTAAGAAACCTTTTTGAAACTCATTTGGAGTGCTTCTAAGCATACATAACTTTTCCTGAGGTTTTCTCTCTTATGAAAATATTGTAGGAGGAAGTAAACACATGAGCTTGAGTATTTTATTTCCTAAGATATGGCTGGCTCTCAAAAACACAAAGGATTGTTTTAACTCATGAGAGATATTTAAGtcaggtaagtcatcaacagaaAATATTCCAGAGATAATGGTTTAAAATTTAAACCAGATGCATAAaatagcagcaagagaaacagCAGTAACAGATGTGGTAATAGTTTCATACAGGAAGTGCATGTCTGGAACATGTTCTATATTGCTGAACTCAAAATTCctcttgtttctctctttgacaagctattttttttcccttctcttcttatgTGATGTGTTCATGTCAAACAATCGTGTCATTCATACTGTGAAATGGAGGGGTGTAGAGGGAATGGGGTTGGCTAACCATGACAGTTTGGAATATAAAATGCCAACAATATTTGCAGGTATGCCAATGGCTTCCAAAACAAGAGGAGGGTTTGGGAATCTCCATGGACACTCTTTATCAGGCCAACCCTAGAAACCAATCAATCCCCTTTTCCTTAAATTGTACAGCATATGAATTACCATTCTGGGAGTAACTTTCACCCCAAAGAGTCTATCCTCATGTAATAGTGATTCAAATGTGCATTGGTAATCAATGGGAAATTATTTGGTGTCTGTACACATGCTTTTGGTTATAAGACATTTGGTTATCTTATTTCGCACACAGTATTGTGGAAGCCACATGTAATAATATTAATTAGGTTTCTTCAGATACTGATTTTGAGTCTCAAAATAAGCAAGTTTTGCTTTATATTAGTCTCTTGACAGAACTAAATATCTCAAAGGTATTGAACGATTTGTTTGCTCTTTAGCCACTGAGTTTGGGGTTGTTTGTGCCTTTTCTTTTCAACAGGAGCAGGAGGTGAATCAACTCAGGCTCCCAGTGTATTTAAACAGGCAAAGGACAAAGTCTCTGTGAGTAAAATATGTTTTCCCTTGTTCTTGATTTGAAtctattttttgtattatttgtaaTCTTTTAATAACTCGAGATACAGTTTATGCTTTAGATTTTACTCTTAAATGCAATTTGAAATCTTTCACTTACCCAGAATTGTTCTGGTGACATCAGGCATGTGTTAATGTCTTCTGGAATGACATGTGATCATAATTGGTGAGGAGAGAGCTGGGCTTTAGGCTGCCTCTTTATGTGTGcaacaaaaacacatgaaaaagcaCCATGATCTGGCAAAAAACAGAAGCCCAATTTACCTGCTCTTTAGAGCATTAAGTTAAACTGTCATAATCAACACTAAACTATATTTTATAATACgtcttcatttttattactaaataagaatatgaaaaagtGCAACAGTATAGATAtacaaaaagaagtaaaaaatcagTTATAATTCCCTTATCTAAAGATAATTACAGTTGCTATTTGATGTAAAATATCTTAGGCCTTTTTATGCATCTCTGTAcatttaataacaaaaatagaaatatacacTGAGAATAATTTTTTGTGGAACGATAAACATTTCCATGCTTGGACAACATCATTTTAATGACTACataatactgttttatttatatatgatatatttaatcaATTCCTAATTATTAGACATTCAaactattattttgttgttgtgattttaacaattttattattgCAGTCCTTTTGGCTAAATCCATGAATGTATCCATATGTATTTACTTAGGATAATTTCCTAGTAGTGAAAGTATCGTGTCAAAACAAATGTCCATATTTAAGGTTTTTGCTACATaatgccaaattgccctccagaaaGGTTCTACTCACTTATTCGTCCTGTAGCTGTGTATGAGTGTTATTACTAGATGTtcctatatttttctatattgctaaattatggaaatgaagtgttatctcattgttcGAATTTGGTtcttaatgatgttgaattttttcaaatgtttatgaatcttttctattccttcttttgtaaattttattttgtgtatcATTAACTATATTATAAGGACCTTCATCTGACAAGCCAAGGTTAACACTACTAACAAATTCCTGAAAGTAAAACAGATAACTTCAATGATGTTGATCAGTAGTTTATCACAATGTTCTGGGTCTAAGCAATCACAGATGATATGTGAATTTCAGTTCTTTGTTTAGTCTACTAAAAACTGATGAGATTTTAggctttcacttttatttattgtgaaatataatgatTCATTTCCAATGACAGCTAAACTTTTTATAACATCTTGAGCCTGAGGGGCTTTACATGATAagggaaaatatttgatttttatgtaaatgttTCCAGACATATTCCTGAACATATGGTAAGCAATAGAATTTATCTATTCCTTTGGTAAATATTAGGCTTTATATTAGCACAATTTGGTTTCCATTGTGCCTTCTATTTCTGACAAAGAACTAGCAAATTGTCATGATTCTGTGCAGGGCTATGAAACAGACCAGatacaaatcataaatatttattacctatgtgatctttttctaaaataaagggGGGCATGTAAAAATTTCTATATCGTATTatagttgtgaaaattaaatatagtaATTCTATAAACTGTACAAAGTATAAGGTATAGTATAAAGTCAATAAATAATGACAGTTATTATTTGAAAGATGGAAGTCTTCAAGAGCAGATACAAAGTAAGTCTGAGCTTTCCCCCTTTAGGAAAAGAATTTTTAAGTGGACTTTATTTGGAAAACCTTTTGGAAATTTTCAAGTCCCTTGGTTTTCAAGTAACTGTACAGGAATTGACATCCAATGCTTACACTTATGACAGAAACCACGTACATCTTACGACAcaaatttttttcccttgtcaATGCCCATCTAGTCTTTCTGAAGAAGAGAGATCAGGTCATCGTtctaattttttccatttatcatcctcttttttccttcctaatcTTCATCCTCTTCCTATATGTTTCCTAAAACTCCAAGATCACCTCTTATTTGACTTATTTCTGATATTTAAGGCATCATCAGAACAGTTCTCTCTGATTTTGCAGTTGATCTTCATTATGAAACTGACCTATCCAAAGTCCcatcaattca of the Choloepus didactylus isolate mChoDid1 chromosome 9, mChoDid1.pri, whole genome shotgun sequence genome contains:
- the MAP2 gene encoding microtubule-associated protein 2 isoform X5, producing MADDQKDEAKAPHWTSAQLTEASAHPHPPEIKDQGGAGEGLVRSANGFPYREDEEGAFGEPEPQGTYSDTKENGINGELSSADRETAEEVSARIVQVVTAEAVAVLKGEQEKEAQHKDQPTALPLAVEDTANLPPSPPPSPASEQTVTVEEEETLEGPMVEEQKPATLPGKECEAEKSSDQPKGLSEGQVESSAEAKIVPEERAPAGTLHEKSVKEITEVSPEVKTPSSPKEGLLTASKMEFHDQQELSPSPAEPLDKKEKESEKPSKPGEDLKHAALVSQPETTKTSPDKKYLQDKEEETAPPSLFGHTPGAGLEDMKQKTEPSMVVPGIDFPAEPPKVQKDWFIEMPMEAKKDEWGLVAPISPRPLTPMKEKDVLEDIPKWEGKQFDSPMPSPFQGGSFTLPLHVMKNEIVAEASPFAPPLLQPDDKKSLEETRGPETAKDSYRVEVKDKPDKIAETPASPAITSPKEALIQNVEECVTEKVSGEEKEVVKQESVQEKETSTLSGQEPTLTEKESQLKLEGKTTIPEKEAMPKESEPPRLADEETGIIQTPTEQKGQEPTTEMLKQDLFPVSLEQPVMDLIMSSTTLESVSIESGALSEQSTTQELVEEKVADKDKVEKFGAATSAEADMPFYEDKSGMSKYFETSALKEDVTKSIQPDSDYYELSDTRENVHESFDTVSPMQKNDDKGFQEGKESQPSAPAQEAGYSTLAQSHPSDLPEEPSSPQERMFTIDPKVYGEKRDLHSKNKDDLTLSRSLGLGGRSAIEQRSMSINLPMSCLDSIALGFNFGRGHDLSPLASDILTNTSGSMDEGDDYLPATTPALEKAPCFPIENKEEEEQVEEEKTTGEENIQAETVCESPFLAKDYYKNGTVMAPDLPEMLDLAGTRSRLASVSADAEVAKKKSAPSKTVVEESSTGLPPVTDENHIIVKTDSQLEDLGYCVFNKYTVPLPSPVQDSENLSGESGSFYEGTDDKVRRDLATDLSLIEVKLAAAGRVKDEFSAEKEISPHISGDNLGLGREFDQERKANDKLDTVLEKSEEHADSKEQDKKTEEADDKVEISGIGVTYEQVPAQELTVSKDKSPLMVEKTEKEKGLSSVPEVAEVEPFNKAEPELDFAPEKADQGQLDIKISDFGQMAAGLSIGAGKAVELTLEATQQDLTTSSKAPVETDVFLGVEPGPMKEGTKVSETEIKEKVAKPDLVHQEAVDKEESYESSGEHESLTMESLKPDEGKKETSPESSLIQDELAIKLSVEIPCTSAVSEADLATDEKADIQMEFIQLPKEENKETPDISVVPSDVTEPFPEGTVTEPAEAQGEEEEIEAQGEFDKLLFRSDTLQITDLGVPGIREEFVETCPGEHKGVIESVVTIEDDFITVVQTTMDEGESGSHSVRFAALEQPEVERKPSPHDEEELEVEEAAEVQAEPKDGSPEAPASPEREEVALSEYKTETYDDYKDETTIDDSIMDADSLWVDTQDDDRSIMTEQLETIPKEEKAEKEARRSSLEKHRKEKPFKTGRGRISTPERKIAKKEPSTVSRDEVRRKKAVYKKAELAKKTEVQAHSPSRKFILKPAIKYTRPTHLSCVKRKTTGAGGESTQAPSVFKQAKDKVSDGVIKSPEKRSSLPRPSSILPPRRGVSGDRDENTFSLNSSISSARRTTRSEPIRRAGKSGTSTPTTPGSTAITPGTPPSYSSRTPGTPGTPSYPRTPHTPGTPKSAILVPSEKKVAIIRTPPKSPATPKQLRLINQPLPDLKNVKSKIGSTDNIKYQPKGGQVQIVTKKIDLSHVTSKCGSLKNIRHRPGGGRVKIESVKLDFKEKAQAKVGSLDNAHHVPGGGNVKIDSQKLNFREHAKARVDHGAEIITQSPGRSSVASPRRLSNVSSSGSINLLESPQLATLAEDVTAALAKQGL
- the MAP2 gene encoding microtubule-associated protein 2 isoform X8; translated protein: MADDQKDEAKAPHWTSAQLTEASAHPHPPEIKDQGGAGEGLVRSANGFPYREDEEGAFGEPEPQGTYSDTKENGINGELSSADRETAEEVSARIVQVVTAEAVAVLKGEQEKEAQHKDQPTALPLAVEDTANLPPSPPPSPASEQTVTVEEGLLTASKMEFHDQQELSPSPAEPLDKKEKESEKPSKPGEDLKHAALVSQPETTKTSPDKKYLQDKEEETAPPSLFGHTPGAGLEDMKQKTEPSMVVPGIDFPAEPPKVQKDWFIEMPMEAKKDEWGLVAPISPRPLTPMKEKDVLEDIPKWEGKQFDSPMPSPFQGGSFTLPLHVMKNEIVAEASPFAPPLLQPDDKKSLEETRGPETAKDSYRVEVKDKPDKIAETPASPAITSPKEALIQNVEECVTEKVSGEEKEVVKQESVQEKETSTLSGQEPTLTEKESQLKLEGKTTIPEKEAMPKESEPPRLADEETGIIQTPTEQKGQEPTTEMLKQDLFPVSLEQPVMDLIMSSTTLESVSIESGALSEQSTTQELVEEKVADKDKVEKFGAATSAEADMPFYEDKSGMSKYFETSALKEDVTKSIQPDSDYYELSDTRENVHESFDTVSPMQKNDDKGFQEGKESQPSAPAQEAGYSTLAQSHPSDLPEEPSSPQERMFTIDPKVYGEKRDLHSKNKDDLTLSRSLGLGGRSAIEQRSMSINLPMSCLDSIALGFNFGRGHDLSPLASDILTNTSGSMDEGDDYLPATTPALEKAPCFPIENKEEEEQVEEEKTTGEENIQAETVCESPFLAKDYYKNGTVMAPDLPEMLDLAGTRSRLASVSADAEVAKKKSAPSKTVVEESSTGLPPVTDENHIIVKTDSQLEDLGYCVFNKYTVPLPSPVQDSENLSGESGSFYEGTDDKVRRDLATDLSLIEVKLAAAGRVKDEFSAEKEISPHISGDNLGLGREFDQERKANDKLDTVLEKSEEHADSKEQDKKTEEADDKVEISGIGVTYEQVPAQELTVSKDKSPLMVEKTEKEKGLSSVPEVAEVEPFNKAEPELDFAPEKADQGQLDIKISDFGQMAAGLSIGAGKAVELTLEATQQDLTTSSKAPVETDVFLGVEPGPMKEGTKVSETEIKEKVAKPDLVHQEAVDKEESYESSGEHESLTMESLKPDEGKKETSPESSLIQDELAIKLSVEIPCTSAVSEADLATDEKADIQMEFIQLPKEENKETPDISVVPSDVTEPFPEGTVTEPAEAQGEEEEIEAQGEFDKLLFRSDTLQITDLGVPGIREEFVETCPGEHKGVIESVVTIEDDFITVVQTTMDEGESGSHSVRFAALEQPEVERKPSPHDEEELEVEEAAEVQAEPKDGSPEAPASPEREEVALSEYKTETYDDYKDETTIDDSIMDADSLWVDTQDDDRSIMTEQLETIPKEEKAEKEARRSSLEKHRKEKPFKTGRGRISTPERKIAKKEPSTVSRDEVRRKKAVYKKAELAKKTEVQAHSPSRKFILKPAIKYTRPTHLSCVKRKTTGAGGESTQAPSVFKQAKDKVSDGVIKSPEKRSSLPRPSSILPPRRGVSGDRDENTFSLNSSISSARRTTRSEPIRRAGKSGTSTPTTPGSTAITPGTPPSYSSRTPGTPGTPSYPRTPHTPGTPKSAILVPSEKKVAIIRTPPKSPATPKQLRLINQPLPDLKNVKSKIGSTDNIKYQPKGGQVQIVTKKIDLSHVTSKCGSLKNIRHRPGGGRVKIESVKLDFKEKAQAKVGSLDNAHHVPGGGNVKIDSQKLNFREHAKARVDHGAEIITQSPGRSSVASPRRLSNVSSSGSINLLESPQLATLAEDVTAALAKQGL
- the MAP2 gene encoding microtubule-associated protein 2 isoform X6, giving the protein MADDQKDEAKAPHWTSAQLTEASAHPHPPEIKDQGGAGEGLVRSANGFPYREDEEGAFGEPEPQGTYSDTKENGINGELSSADRETAVLDHSSTTSEEVSARIVQVVTAEAVAVLKGEQEKEAQHKDQPTALPLAVEDTANLPPSPPPSPASEQTVTVEEGLLTASKMEFHDQQELSPSPAEPLDKKEKESEKPSKPGEDLKHAALVSQPETTKTSPDKKYLQDKEEETAPPSLFGHTPGAGLEDMKQKTEPSMVVPGIDFPAEPPKVQKDWFIEMPMEAKKDEWGLVAPISPRPLTPMKEKDVLEDIPKWEGKQFDSPMPSPFQGGSFTLPLHVMKNEIVAEASPFAPPLLQPDDKKSLEETRGPETAKDSYRVEVKDKPDKIAETPASPAITSPKEALIQNVEECVTEKVSGEEKEVVKQESVQEKETSTLSGQEPTLTEKESQLKLEGKTTIPEKEAMPKESEPPRLADEETGIIQTPTEQKGQEPTTEMLKQDLFPVSLEQPVMDLIMSSTTLESVSIESGALSEQSTTQELVEEKVADKDKVEKFGAATSAEADMPFYEDKSGMSKYFETSALKEDVTKSIQPDSDYYELSDTRENVHESFDTVSPMQKNDDKGFQEGKESQPSAPAQEAGYSTLAQSHPSDLPEEPSSPQERMFTIDPKVYGEKRDLHSKNKDDLTLSRSLGLGGRSAIEQRSMSINLPMSCLDSIALGFNFGRGHDLSPLASDILTNTSGSMDEGDDYLPATTPALEKAPCFPIENKEEEEQVEEEKTTGEENIQAETVCESPFLAKDYYKNGTVMAPDLPEMLDLAGTRSRLASVSADAEVAKKKSAPSKTVVEESSTGLPPVTDENHIIVKTDSQLEDLGYCVFNKYTVPLPSPVQDSENLSGESGSFYEGTDDKVRRDLATDLSLIEVKLAAAGRVKDEFSAEKEISPHISGDNLGLGREFDQERKANDKLDTVLEKSEEHADSKEQDKKTEEADDKVEISGIGVTYEQVPAQELTVSKDKSPLMVEKTEKEKGLSSVPEVAEVEPFNKAEPELDFAPEKADQGQLDIKISDFGQMAAGLSIGAGKAVELTLEATQQDLTTSSKAPVETDVFLGVEPGPMKEGTKVSETEIKEKVAKPDLVHQEAVDKEESYESSGEHESLTMESLKPDEGKKETSPESSLIQDELAIKLSVEIPCTSAVSEADLATDEKADIQMEFIQLPKEENKETPDISVVPSDVTEPFPEGTVTEPAEAQGEEEEIEAQGEFDKLLFRSDTLQITDLGVPGIREEFVETCPGEHKGVIESVVTIEDDFITVVQTTMDEGESGSHSVRFAALEQPEVERKPSPHDEEELEVEEAAEVQAEPKDGSPEAPASPEREEVALSEYKTETYDDYKDETTIDDSIMDADSLWVDTQDDDRSIMTEQLETIPKEEKAEKEARRSSLEKHRKEKPFKTGRGRISTPERKIAKKEPSTVSRDEVRRKKAVYKKAELAKKTEVQAHSPSRKFILKPAIKYTRPTHLSCVKRKTTGAGGESTQAPSVFKQAKDKVSDGVIKSPEKRSSLPRPSSILPPRRGVSGDRDENTFSLNSSISSARRTTRSEPIRRAGKSGTSTPTTPGSTAITPGTPPSYSSRTPGTPGTPSYPRTPHTPGTPKSAILVPSEKKVAIIRTPPKSPATPKQLRLINQPLPDLKNVKSKIGSTDNIKYQPKGGQVQIVTKKIDLSHVTSKCGSLKNIRHRPGGGRVKIESVKLDFKEKAQAKVGSLDNAHHVPGGGNVKIDSQKLNFREHAKARVDHGAEIITQSPGRSSVASPRRLSNVSSSGSINLLESPQLATLAEDVTAALAKQGL